From a single Phragmites australis chromosome 7, lpPhrAust1.1, whole genome shotgun sequence genomic region:
- the LOC133924328 gene encoding uncharacterized protein LOC133924328 isoform X2 yields MLSSRPRSGSFEAGLRAAAASSVSKEHKPSPRLQRSRSSAGGSSKASPSPEQRRRGVGVGGAMQQRVAQLEEELWREQKEKARAVKELEELRRDGEKGGAEKARLLEREVEKSKQSERKMLESLIYQTKQLEQTKISLEEAKLEIAALQQANKSLEAGAASRRGGMEQRSVKDLVFGGADEEIRVLRSELRTAMQGEERSRKALDDLSVALSDVTMEAKHVKIWLSEAQAELEAANAEAERLRGELAAAEARLRAVSDEHDRCKLEAEESATSWGDKERVFLECVRASEEEVNRARQENTKLVESQRVIRDENARLRDILKQAVAEAHVVKESLELARGENERLNDVVAEKDSALQSLRQEYECIKVSEAAAQGSLKELNSLFAVTTTACSTPTSTRTAPVPDHGFDRHLPNGVASSKNGTPEVASRRWMAEKPRTPGSRRYSIGEPGKFKSGFSQSARMGNLNPKDRVFASLSNVADLKSAADATMDDFDDEFDRFDESHYDDIEHSMKHKKKRPIFRKFGDLFRRKSLYKTNLAPVHS; encoded by the exons ATGCTGTCCTCCAGGCCGAG ATCCGGGTCCTTCGAGGCCGGGCtaagggccgccgccgcctcgtccgTTTCCAAAGAGCACAAGCCGTCCCCTCGTCTCCAGCGCAGCCGGTCATCCGCCGGCGGCTCCTCCAAGGCGTCGCCGTCCCCGGAG CAGAGACGTCGCGGCGTCGGCGTTGGCGGCGCGATGCAGCAGCGGGTGGCGCAGTTGGAGGAGGAGCTCTGGAGGGAGCAGAaggagaaggcgcgggcggTGAAGGAGCTCGAGGAACTGAGGAGGGATGGCGAGAAGGGTGGCGCGGAGAAGGCGCGGCTTTTGGAGCGGGAGGTGGAGAAGTCCAAGCAGTCGGAGCGCAAGATGCTCGAGTCGCTGATATACCAGACGAAGCAGCTGGAGCAGACCAAGATCTCGCTCGAGGAGGCCAAGCTGGAGATCGCCGCTCTGCAGCAGGCCAACAAGAGCCTCGAGGCCGGGGCGGCGTCCCGGCGCGGCGGCATGGAGCAGAGGAGCGTCAAGGACCTCGTGTTTGGCGGTGCGGACGAGGAGATTAGGGTCCTGCGCAGCGAGCTCCGGACGGCGATGCAGGGCGAGGAGAGGAGCCGCAAGGCTCTGGACGACCTCTCCGTCGCGCTCTCCGACGTGACCATGGAGGCCAAGCATGTCAAGATTTGGCTCTCCGAGGCGCAGGCCGAGCTGGAGGCCGCCAATGCCGAGGCTGAGCGGCTGCGCGGGGAGCTCGCTGCCGCCGAGGCTAGGCTGCGCGCCGTGTCCGACGAGCACGACCGGTGCAAGCTCGAGGCCGAGGAATCGGCGACCTCGTGGGGCGACAAGGAACGCGTGTTCCTCGAGTGCGTGCGCGCGTCCGAGGAGGAGGTGAACCGGGCGCGGCAGGAGAACACCAAGCTGGTGGAGTCGCAGCGCGTGATCCGCGACGAGAACGCGCGGCTGCGGGACATCCTGAAGCAGGCCGTGGCCGAGGCCCACGTCGTCAAGGAGTCACTCGAGCTCGCCAGGGGCGAGAACGAGCGGCTCAACGACGTTGTCGCCGAGAAGGACAGCGCGCTGCAGAGCCTCCGCCAGGAGTACGAGTGCATCAAGGTCAGCGAAGCCGCGGCGCAGGGCAGCCTCAAGGAGCTCAACAGCCTCTTCGCTGTGACAACAACTGCGTGCAGCACGCCCACGTCGACAAGGACCGCCCCCGTGCCGGACCACGGCTTTGATCGGCACCTGCCAAATGGTGTTGCCTCCAGCAAGAACGGAACACCGGAGGTGGCCTCGCGGCGATGGATGGCAGAGAAGCCAAGGACACCGGGCAGCCGGAGGTACTCGATCGGTGAGCCGGGCAAGTTCAAGAGCGGCTTCTCGCAGTCCGCGCGGATGGGGAACCTAAACCCGAAGGACCGGGTGTTCGCGTCGCTGAGTAACGTTGCTGATCTCAAGTCCGCAGCAGATGCTACCATGGACGATTTCGACGATGAATTCGACCGCTTTGACGAGAGCCACTACGATGACATAGAGCATTCCatgaagcacaagaagaagaggccgATATTTCGCAAGTTTGGTGATTTGTTCAGGAGGAAAAGCTTATACAAGACGAATTTAGCACCAGTACACTCTTAA
- the LOC133924328 gene encoding uncharacterized protein LOC133924328 isoform X1 — MSWDSPRRSGSFEAGLRAAAASSVSKEHKPSPRLQRSRSSAGGSSKASPSPEQRRRGVGVGGAMQQRVAQLEEELWREQKEKARAVKELEELRRDGEKGGAEKARLLEREVEKSKQSERKMLESLIYQTKQLEQTKISLEEAKLEIAALQQANKSLEAGAASRRGGMEQRSVKDLVFGGADEEIRVLRSELRTAMQGEERSRKALDDLSVALSDVTMEAKHVKIWLSEAQAELEAANAEAERLRGELAAAEARLRAVSDEHDRCKLEAEESATSWGDKERVFLECVRASEEEVNRARQENTKLVESQRVIRDENARLRDILKQAVAEAHVVKESLELARGENERLNDVVAEKDSALQSLRQEYECIKVSEAAAQGSLKELNSLFAVTTTACSTPTSTRTAPVPDHGFDRHLPNGVASSKNGTPEVASRRWMAEKPRTPGSRRYSIGEPGKFKSGFSQSARMGNLNPKDRVFASLSNVADLKSAADATMDDFDDEFDRFDESHYDDIEHSMKHKKKRPIFRKFGDLFRRKSLYKTNLAPVHS, encoded by the exons ATGAGCTGGGATTCGCCGCGCAGATCCGGGTCCTTCGAGGCCGGGCtaagggccgccgccgcctcgtccgTTTCCAAAGAGCACAAGCCGTCCCCTCGTCTCCAGCGCAGCCGGTCATCCGCCGGCGGCTCCTCCAAGGCGTCGCCGTCCCCGGAG CAGAGACGTCGCGGCGTCGGCGTTGGCGGCGCGATGCAGCAGCGGGTGGCGCAGTTGGAGGAGGAGCTCTGGAGGGAGCAGAaggagaaggcgcgggcggTGAAGGAGCTCGAGGAACTGAGGAGGGATGGCGAGAAGGGTGGCGCGGAGAAGGCGCGGCTTTTGGAGCGGGAGGTGGAGAAGTCCAAGCAGTCGGAGCGCAAGATGCTCGAGTCGCTGATATACCAGACGAAGCAGCTGGAGCAGACCAAGATCTCGCTCGAGGAGGCCAAGCTGGAGATCGCCGCTCTGCAGCAGGCCAACAAGAGCCTCGAGGCCGGGGCGGCGTCCCGGCGCGGCGGCATGGAGCAGAGGAGCGTCAAGGACCTCGTGTTTGGCGGTGCGGACGAGGAGATTAGGGTCCTGCGCAGCGAGCTCCGGACGGCGATGCAGGGCGAGGAGAGGAGCCGCAAGGCTCTGGACGACCTCTCCGTCGCGCTCTCCGACGTGACCATGGAGGCCAAGCATGTCAAGATTTGGCTCTCCGAGGCGCAGGCCGAGCTGGAGGCCGCCAATGCCGAGGCTGAGCGGCTGCGCGGGGAGCTCGCTGCCGCCGAGGCTAGGCTGCGCGCCGTGTCCGACGAGCACGACCGGTGCAAGCTCGAGGCCGAGGAATCGGCGACCTCGTGGGGCGACAAGGAACGCGTGTTCCTCGAGTGCGTGCGCGCGTCCGAGGAGGAGGTGAACCGGGCGCGGCAGGAGAACACCAAGCTGGTGGAGTCGCAGCGCGTGATCCGCGACGAGAACGCGCGGCTGCGGGACATCCTGAAGCAGGCCGTGGCCGAGGCCCACGTCGTCAAGGAGTCACTCGAGCTCGCCAGGGGCGAGAACGAGCGGCTCAACGACGTTGTCGCCGAGAAGGACAGCGCGCTGCAGAGCCTCCGCCAGGAGTACGAGTGCATCAAGGTCAGCGAAGCCGCGGCGCAGGGCAGCCTCAAGGAGCTCAACAGCCTCTTCGCTGTGACAACAACTGCGTGCAGCACGCCCACGTCGACAAGGACCGCCCCCGTGCCGGACCACGGCTTTGATCGGCACCTGCCAAATGGTGTTGCCTCCAGCAAGAACGGAACACCGGAGGTGGCCTCGCGGCGATGGATGGCAGAGAAGCCAAGGACACCGGGCAGCCGGAGGTACTCGATCGGTGAGCCGGGCAAGTTCAAGAGCGGCTTCTCGCAGTCCGCGCGGATGGGGAACCTAAACCCGAAGGACCGGGTGTTCGCGTCGCTGAGTAACGTTGCTGATCTCAAGTCCGCAGCAGATGCTACCATGGACGATTTCGACGATGAATTCGACCGCTTTGACGAGAGCCACTACGATGACATAGAGCATTCCatgaagcacaagaagaagaggccgATATTTCGCAAGTTTGGTGATTTGTTCAGGAGGAAAAGCTTATACAAGACGAATTTAGCACCAGTACACTCTTAA
- the LOC133924328 gene encoding uncharacterized protein LOC133924328 isoform X3, which yields MSWDSPRRSGSFEAGLRAAAASSVSKEHKPSPRLQRSRSSAGGSSKASPSPERRRGVGVGGAMQQRVAQLEEELWREQKEKARAVKELEELRRDGEKGGAEKARLLEREVEKSKQSERKMLESLIYQTKQLEQTKISLEEAKLEIAALQQANKSLEAGAASRRGGMEQRSVKDLVFGGADEEIRVLRSELRTAMQGEERSRKALDDLSVALSDVTMEAKHVKIWLSEAQAELEAANAEAERLRGELAAAEARLRAVSDEHDRCKLEAEESATSWGDKERVFLECVRASEEEVNRARQENTKLVESQRVIRDENARLRDILKQAVAEAHVVKESLELARGENERLNDVVAEKDSALQSLRQEYECIKVSEAAAQGSLKELNSLFAVTTTACSTPTSTRTAPVPDHGFDRHLPNGVASSKNGTPEVASRRWMAEKPRTPGSRRYSIGEPGKFKSGFSQSARMGNLNPKDRVFASLSNVADLKSAADATMDDFDDEFDRFDESHYDDIEHSMKHKKKRPIFRKFGDLFRRKSLYKTNLAPVHS from the exons ATGAGCTGGGATTCGCCGCGCAGATCCGGGTCCTTCGAGGCCGGGCtaagggccgccgccgcctcgtccgTTTCCAAAGAGCACAAGCCGTCCCCTCGTCTCCAGCGCAGCCGGTCATCCGCCGGCGGCTCCTCCAAGGCGTCGCCGTCCCCGGAG AGACGTCGCGGCGTCGGCGTTGGCGGCGCGATGCAGCAGCGGGTGGCGCAGTTGGAGGAGGAGCTCTGGAGGGAGCAGAaggagaaggcgcgggcggTGAAGGAGCTCGAGGAACTGAGGAGGGATGGCGAGAAGGGTGGCGCGGAGAAGGCGCGGCTTTTGGAGCGGGAGGTGGAGAAGTCCAAGCAGTCGGAGCGCAAGATGCTCGAGTCGCTGATATACCAGACGAAGCAGCTGGAGCAGACCAAGATCTCGCTCGAGGAGGCCAAGCTGGAGATCGCCGCTCTGCAGCAGGCCAACAAGAGCCTCGAGGCCGGGGCGGCGTCCCGGCGCGGCGGCATGGAGCAGAGGAGCGTCAAGGACCTCGTGTTTGGCGGTGCGGACGAGGAGATTAGGGTCCTGCGCAGCGAGCTCCGGACGGCGATGCAGGGCGAGGAGAGGAGCCGCAAGGCTCTGGACGACCTCTCCGTCGCGCTCTCCGACGTGACCATGGAGGCCAAGCATGTCAAGATTTGGCTCTCCGAGGCGCAGGCCGAGCTGGAGGCCGCCAATGCCGAGGCTGAGCGGCTGCGCGGGGAGCTCGCTGCCGCCGAGGCTAGGCTGCGCGCCGTGTCCGACGAGCACGACCGGTGCAAGCTCGAGGCCGAGGAATCGGCGACCTCGTGGGGCGACAAGGAACGCGTGTTCCTCGAGTGCGTGCGCGCGTCCGAGGAGGAGGTGAACCGGGCGCGGCAGGAGAACACCAAGCTGGTGGAGTCGCAGCGCGTGATCCGCGACGAGAACGCGCGGCTGCGGGACATCCTGAAGCAGGCCGTGGCCGAGGCCCACGTCGTCAAGGAGTCACTCGAGCTCGCCAGGGGCGAGAACGAGCGGCTCAACGACGTTGTCGCCGAGAAGGACAGCGCGCTGCAGAGCCTCCGCCAGGAGTACGAGTGCATCAAGGTCAGCGAAGCCGCGGCGCAGGGCAGCCTCAAGGAGCTCAACAGCCTCTTCGCTGTGACAACAACTGCGTGCAGCACGCCCACGTCGACAAGGACCGCCCCCGTGCCGGACCACGGCTTTGATCGGCACCTGCCAAATGGTGTTGCCTCCAGCAAGAACGGAACACCGGAGGTGGCCTCGCGGCGATGGATGGCAGAGAAGCCAAGGACACCGGGCAGCCGGAGGTACTCGATCGGTGAGCCGGGCAAGTTCAAGAGCGGCTTCTCGCAGTCCGCGCGGATGGGGAACCTAAACCCGAAGGACCGGGTGTTCGCGTCGCTGAGTAACGTTGCTGATCTCAAGTCCGCAGCAGATGCTACCATGGACGATTTCGACGATGAATTCGACCGCTTTGACGAGAGCCACTACGATGACATAGAGCATTCCatgaagcacaagaagaagaggccgATATTTCGCAAGTTTGGTGATTTGTTCAGGAGGAAAAGCTTATACAAGACGAATTTAGCACCAGTACACTCTTAA
- the LOC133924329 gene encoding uncharacterized protein LOC133924329, producing MEALLELEKVQRVLSLMSSRGLSGYGGGGADRFLAQFLLFMVQPFDSLSMEKKFLLISELLRKATPDTLEEVQHLTIWKIRTLSNAADQDIPSGASLQPNKKFKMHAEKLTIQAVPVVGFDAMTRANSTLEDFCRSYFMFHGLDVNNAQTIFKYLPVLSFTESYIYQLDASNEDCLHLVPDTSTSAKVLERKIEAFDGTSLSQMIDPLDNLLQREGLMSDRLRTELKSGIQYWSLERKLCQALLRNEKIPIEDVMKAIHLKSFDYRVLNLLMYQLTGQQVNELLTHYKNLPRTIDSWCKYELVVRR from the exons ATGGAGGCGCTGCTGGAGCTGGAGAAGGTGCAGAGGGTGCTCTCCCTCATGAGTTCCCGCGGCCTCTCCggctacggcggcggcggcgccgaccGCTTCCTCGCCCAGTTCCTCCTATTTATG GTGCAACCATTTGATTCACTTAGCATGGAGAAGAAGTTCCTACTTATCTCTGAGCTATTAAGAAAG GCTACTCCTGATACTCTGGAAGAAGTGCAGCATCTTACAATCTGGAAG ATTCGGACCCTTTCAAATGCAGCTGATCAAGATATACCTTCTGGAGCTTCACTCCAGCCAAATAAGAAGTTCAAGATGCATGCCGAGAAATTAACTATTCAGGCTGTGCCTGTGGTTGGTTTTGATGCGATGACAAGAGCTAACTCTACGCTTGAAGATTTT TGCAGGTCGTACTTTATGTTTCATGGTTTGGACGTTAACAATGCACAAACAATTTTCAAgtatctacctgttctttcttTCACAGAGAGCTACATATATCAG TTAGATGCTTCAAATGAAGACTGTTTGCATCTAGTCCCAGACACCAGCACTTCTGCAAAA GTGTTGGAAAGGAAAATAGAAGCTTTCGATGGAACATCCTTGTCTCAAATGATTGACCCCCTTGACAATCTTCTTCAGCGTGAAGGATTAATGTCAGATAG GTTGCGAACTGAACTCAAATCAGGCATTCAGTACTGGTCTTTAGAGAGGAAGCTTTGCCAAGCATTACTAAGAAATGAAAAG ATCCCAATTGAAGATGTGATGAAAGCAATTCATCTCAAATCATTTGATTATCGAGTTCTTAATCTGTTGATGTATCAGCTTACTGGTCAGCAG gtGAATGAATTGCTCACGCATTATAAAAACCTCCCACGCACCATTGATTCTTGGTGCAAATACGAGCTGGTGGTACGTCGATAG
- the LOC133924330 gene encoding probable protein phosphatase 2C 41: protein MARFCCFGAGRSELTGHASTASGKGKSCQGQVKVCYGYNLVRGMTNHPMEDYHVADLVEVKGNELGLFAIYDGHLGDTVPAYLQKNLFSNILNEEEFWTHTDRAITTAYEKTDQAILSHTPDLGQGGSTAVTAILVNGRKLWVANVGDSRAVLLKGGEAIQMSIDHDPNVERSVIINRGGFVSNMPGDVPRVCGQLAVSRAFGDKNLKSLLRSEPDIKVEDIDHTAELLVLASDGLWKVMNNQEVVDLAKRFKDPHAAAKQLTAEALKRESKDDISCIVVRFKV, encoded by the exons ATGGCAAGGTTTTGCTGTTTTGGCGCCGGTCGCTCCGAG TTGACGGGGCATGCGTCAACGGCATCTGGTAAAGGGAAAAGCTGTCAGGGTCAAGTCAAGGTCTGCTATGGCTATAACCTTGTAAGAGGGATGACGAATCATCCAATGGAGGACTATCATGTCGCTGATCTTGTTGAAGTGaaaggaaatgagcttggtcttTTTGCTATTTATGATGGTCATCTAGGAGATACCGTTCCTGCGTACTTACAGAAGaatttgttttcaaatattttgaatgaA GAAGAGTTTTGGACACATACAGATAGAGCGATCACAACAGCTTATGAAAAAACAGACCAAGCTATTCTGTCACATACTCCAGATTTGGGACAAGGTGGTTCCACTGCTGTAACTGCCATTCTTGTAAACGGCAGGAAGTTGTGGGTAGCTAATGTTGGGGATTCAAGAGCTGTTCTTTTGAAAGGTGGTGAAGCCATACAGATGTCAATAGACCATGATCCAAATGTTGAGCGTAGTGTAATTATAAATAGGGGTGGCTTTGTTTCAAACATGCCAG GAGATGTTCCCCGAGTATGTGGTCAGTTGGCTGTCTCCAGAGCTTTTGGAGACAAGAATCTAAAATCACTTTTGAGATCAGAGCCCGACATAAAAGTCGAAGACATAGATCACACTGCCGAGCTACTCGTTCTTGCGAGTGATGGCCTTTGGAAG GTGATGAACAATCAGGAAGTCGTTGATTTGGCCAAAAGGTTTAAGGATCCACACGCAGCGGCCAAGCAATTAACTGCTGAAGCGCTAAAGAGAGAGAGTAAAGATGACATATCATGCATTGTTGTTCGGTTCAAGGTTTAA
- the LOC133924331 gene encoding cryptochrome-1-like isoform X1, with protein MSVSSSSMFGGDAGMRSVVWFRRDLRVEDNPALAAAARAGGEVVPAYVWSPEEEGPYFPGRVSRWWISQSLKHLDASLRRLGAGKLVTRRSADAGVALLQLVRDTGATHLYFNHLYDPISLVRDHRLKEMLTVEGIIVQSFNADLLYEPWEVVDEEDKPFTMFAPFWNRCLSMPYDPPAPLLPPKMINSGDLSMCPSDDLIFEDESERGSNALLARAWSPGWQNADKALTAFLNGPLADYSVNRKKADSASTSLLSPHLHFGELSVRKVFHLVRMKQLVWSNEGNHAAEESCTLFLRSIGLREYSRYLTFNHPCSHERPLLAHLRFFPWVIDECYFKTWRQGRTGYPLVDAGMRELWATGWLHDRIRVVVSSFFVKVLQLPWLWGMKYFWDTLLDADLESDALGWQYITGSLPDGRELDRIDNPQFEGYKFDPHGEYVRRWIPELARLPTEWIHHPWDAPVSVLQAAGIELGSNYPLPIVELDAAKARLQEALSEMWQLEAESRATMNNGMEEGLGDSSEVPPIEFPQELQMEVDRQPGQATANVLMTARRREDQMVPTMTASLNRSETEMSANLGNSEDNRAEVPSRAHFEPRVEMEETIQNTEGNAARINGVHRHNIFQQSQHRRRDFLAPSASEASSSWTGREGGVVPVWSPPAASGHSETFPADEADISSRSYLDRHPQSHRLMNWSQLPQSLTTGWEMENCVQPNLIG; from the exons ATGTCGGTCTCGTCCTCGTCCATGTTCGGTGGGGACGCCGGGATGAGGAGCGTGGTGTGGTTCCGGAGGGACCTCAGGGTGGAGGATAACCCGGCGCTGGCTGCGGCAGCGCGCGCCGGCGGGGAGGTGGTTCCAGCGTACGTGTGGTCGCCGGAGGAGGAAGGGCCGTACTTCCCAGGGCGCGTGTCCCGGTGGTGGATCAGCCAGAGCCTGAAGCACCTGGACGCCTCACTCCGCCGGCTCGGAGCAGGCAAGCTCGTCACCCGGAGGTCGGCCGACGCCGGCGTCGCGCTGCTTCAGCTCGTCCGCGACACCGGCGCCACGCACCTCTACTTCAACCATCTCTACG ACCCGATCTCACTGGTCAGGGACCACCGTCTGAAGGAGATGCTAACGGTGGAGGGCATCATCGTGCAATCTTTCAATGCGGACCTGCTGTATGAGCCGTGGGAAgtcgttgacgaggaagacaAACCATTCACCATGTTCGCGCCGTTCTGGAACAGGTGCCTCAGCATGCCGTATGATCCCCCCGCTCCACTTCTGCCCCCAAAGATGATCAATTCAG GTGACTTATCAATGTGCCCGTCAGATGACCTGATCTTTGAGGATGAGTCGGAAAGGGGAAGCAATGCTCTTCTGGCACGAGCATGGTCACCGGGGTGGCAGAATGCAGACAAGGCGCTAACAGCCTTCCTGAACGGTCCTTTGGCTGACTATTCGGTGAACCGCAAGAAGGCAGATAGTGCAAGCACATCCTTACTTTCACCTCACCTGCATTTCGGTGAGCTTAGTGTGCGCAAGGTCTTCCACCTAGTTCGTATGAAGCAGCTTGTGTGGAGCAACGAGGGCAACCATGCTGCCGAGGAGAGCTGCACCCTGTTCCTCCGTTCCATTGGCCTGCGGGAATACTCACGGTATCTGACCTTCAACCATCCGTGCAGCCATGAGAGGCCTCTCCTGGCGCACCTCAGGTTCTTCCCATGGGTGATCGATGAGTGCTACTTCAAGACTTGGCGCCAGGGAAGGACTGGGTACCCTCTTGTTGATGCTGGCATGAGGGAGCTGTGGGCGACAGGGTGGTTGCATGACAGGATACGGGTGGTGGTGTCAAGCTTTTTTGTCAAGGTCCTTCAACTACCGTGGCTCTGGGGTATGAAGTACTTTTGGGACACTTTACTAGATGCTGATCTTGAGAGCGATGCACTGGGCTGGCAGTACATCACCGGCTCTCTTCCTGATGGCCGAGAGCTCGAccgcattgacaaccctcag TTTGAAGGCTACAAGTTCGACCCGCATGGGGAGTACGTCCGACGGTGGATTCCTGAGCTTGCAAGGCTGCCGACAGAATGGATACACCACCCATGGGATGCACCTGTTTCCGTGCTGCAAGCTGCAGGAATCGAGTTGGGCTCCAACTACCCTCTCCCCATAGTTGAGCTAGACGCAGCCAAAGCCAGGCTTCAAGAAGCCCTGTCAGAAATGTGGCAGCTGGAGGCAGAATCAAGGGCCACAATGAACAATGGAATGGAGGAAGGCCTCGGCGACTCCTCAGAGGTCCCACCGATTGAGTTTCCACAAGAACTACAGATGGAAGTCGATCGGCAGCCAGGCCAGGCAACGGCCAATGTGCTGATGACTGCTCGGAGACGCGAGGATCAGATGGTACCTACCATGACGGCTTCACTGAACAGATCTGAAACAGAGATGTCTGCCAATCTGGGGAACAGCGAGGACAATAGGGCAGAGGTTCCGTCCCGTGCACATTTCGAACCTCGAGTTGAGATGGAAGAAACGATCCAGAATACTGAAGGTAATGCAGCTAGAATCAATGGCGTTCACCGGCACAATATCTTTCAGCAATCTCAGCACCGTAGGCGAGACTTTCTTGCGCCATCTGCATCAGAGGCTTCGAGTAGCTGGACCGGGAGAGAAGGCGGTGTGGTCCCAGTTTGGTCGCCTCCTGCAGCATCAGGCCATTCAGAAACTTTTCCTGCTGATGAAGCTGACATTTCTAGTAGGAGTTATTTGGATAGGCATCCACAGTCACACCGATTGATGAACTGGAGTCAGCTACCACAGTCATT GACAACAGGCTGGGAAATGGAAAATTGCGTGCAGCCAAACCTAATTGGTTAG
- the LOC133924331 gene encoding cryptochrome-1-like isoform X2, producing MSVSSSSMFGGDAGMRSVVWFRRDLRVEDNPALAAAARAGGEVVPAYVWSPEEEGPYFPGRVSRWWISQSLKHLDASLRRLGAGKLVTRRSADAGVALLQLVRDTGATHLYFNHLYDPISLVRDHRLKEMLTVEGIIVQSFNADLLYEPWEVVDEEDKPFTMFAPFWNRCLSMPYDPPAPLLPPKMINSGDLSMCPSDDLIFEDESERGSNALLARAWSPGWQNADKALTAFLNGPLADYSVNRKKADSASTSLLSPHLHFGELSVRKVFHLVRMKQLVWSNEGNHAAEESCTLFLRSIGLREYSRYLTFNHPCSHERPLLAHLRFFPWVIDECYFKTWRQGRTGYPLVDAGMRELWATGWLHDRIRVVVSSFFVKVLQLPWLWGMKYFWDTLLDADLESDALGWQYITGSLPDGRELDRIDNPQFEGYKFDPHGEYVRRWIPELARLPTEWIHHPWDAPVSVLQAAGIELGSNYPLPIVELDAAKARLQEALSEMWQLEAESRATMNNGMEEGLGDSSEVPPIEFPQELQMEVDRQPGQATANVLMTARRREDQMVPTMTASLNRSETEMSANLGNSEDNRAEVPSRAHFEPRVEMEETIQNTEGNAARINGVHRHNIFQQSQHRRRDFLAPSASEASSSWTGREGGVVPVWSPPAASGHSETFPADEADISSRSYLDRHPQSHRLMNWSQLPQSL from the exons ATGTCGGTCTCGTCCTCGTCCATGTTCGGTGGGGACGCCGGGATGAGGAGCGTGGTGTGGTTCCGGAGGGACCTCAGGGTGGAGGATAACCCGGCGCTGGCTGCGGCAGCGCGCGCCGGCGGGGAGGTGGTTCCAGCGTACGTGTGGTCGCCGGAGGAGGAAGGGCCGTACTTCCCAGGGCGCGTGTCCCGGTGGTGGATCAGCCAGAGCCTGAAGCACCTGGACGCCTCACTCCGCCGGCTCGGAGCAGGCAAGCTCGTCACCCGGAGGTCGGCCGACGCCGGCGTCGCGCTGCTTCAGCTCGTCCGCGACACCGGCGCCACGCACCTCTACTTCAACCATCTCTACG ACCCGATCTCACTGGTCAGGGACCACCGTCTGAAGGAGATGCTAACGGTGGAGGGCATCATCGTGCAATCTTTCAATGCGGACCTGCTGTATGAGCCGTGGGAAgtcgttgacgaggaagacaAACCATTCACCATGTTCGCGCCGTTCTGGAACAGGTGCCTCAGCATGCCGTATGATCCCCCCGCTCCACTTCTGCCCCCAAAGATGATCAATTCAG GTGACTTATCAATGTGCCCGTCAGATGACCTGATCTTTGAGGATGAGTCGGAAAGGGGAAGCAATGCTCTTCTGGCACGAGCATGGTCACCGGGGTGGCAGAATGCAGACAAGGCGCTAACAGCCTTCCTGAACGGTCCTTTGGCTGACTATTCGGTGAACCGCAAGAAGGCAGATAGTGCAAGCACATCCTTACTTTCACCTCACCTGCATTTCGGTGAGCTTAGTGTGCGCAAGGTCTTCCACCTAGTTCGTATGAAGCAGCTTGTGTGGAGCAACGAGGGCAACCATGCTGCCGAGGAGAGCTGCACCCTGTTCCTCCGTTCCATTGGCCTGCGGGAATACTCACGGTATCTGACCTTCAACCATCCGTGCAGCCATGAGAGGCCTCTCCTGGCGCACCTCAGGTTCTTCCCATGGGTGATCGATGAGTGCTACTTCAAGACTTGGCGCCAGGGAAGGACTGGGTACCCTCTTGTTGATGCTGGCATGAGGGAGCTGTGGGCGACAGGGTGGTTGCATGACAGGATACGGGTGGTGGTGTCAAGCTTTTTTGTCAAGGTCCTTCAACTACCGTGGCTCTGGGGTATGAAGTACTTTTGGGACACTTTACTAGATGCTGATCTTGAGAGCGATGCACTGGGCTGGCAGTACATCACCGGCTCTCTTCCTGATGGCCGAGAGCTCGAccgcattgacaaccctcag TTTGAAGGCTACAAGTTCGACCCGCATGGGGAGTACGTCCGACGGTGGATTCCTGAGCTTGCAAGGCTGCCGACAGAATGGATACACCACCCATGGGATGCACCTGTTTCCGTGCTGCAAGCTGCAGGAATCGAGTTGGGCTCCAACTACCCTCTCCCCATAGTTGAGCTAGACGCAGCCAAAGCCAGGCTTCAAGAAGCCCTGTCAGAAATGTGGCAGCTGGAGGCAGAATCAAGGGCCACAATGAACAATGGAATGGAGGAAGGCCTCGGCGACTCCTCAGAGGTCCCACCGATTGAGTTTCCACAAGAACTACAGATGGAAGTCGATCGGCAGCCAGGCCAGGCAACGGCCAATGTGCTGATGACTGCTCGGAGACGCGAGGATCAGATGGTACCTACCATGACGGCTTCACTGAACAGATCTGAAACAGAGATGTCTGCCAATCTGGGGAACAGCGAGGACAATAGGGCAGAGGTTCCGTCCCGTGCACATTTCGAACCTCGAGTTGAGATGGAAGAAACGATCCAGAATACTGAAGGTAATGCAGCTAGAATCAATGGCGTTCACCGGCACAATATCTTTCAGCAATCTCAGCACCGTAGGCGAGACTTTCTTGCGCCATCTGCATCAGAGGCTTCGAGTAGCTGGACCGGGAGAGAAGGCGGTGTGGTCCCAGTTTGGTCGCCTCCTGCAGCATCAGGCCATTCAGAAACTTTTCCTGCTGATGAAGCTGACATTTCTAGTAGGAGTTATTTGGATAGGCATCCACAGTCACACCGATTGATGAACTGGAGTCAGCTACCACAGTCATTGTGA